The proteins below are encoded in one region of Drosophila santomea strain STO CAGO 1482 chromosome 2R, Prin_Dsan_1.1, whole genome shotgun sequence:
- the LOC120445599 gene encoding uncharacterized protein LOC120445599, with translation MSISLMRKHLSEMGILKFRQPTGRNYIPMAGPPRFPMSSAQRLIIGCGSLVVMMIIPFYCLFSLPRWSRMHLGLPPAEEEQAEEPPPQEAHDEKDQDKDKDKKEEKKK, from the coding sequence ATGAGTATTTCTTTAATGCGCAAACATCTGAGCGAGATGGGGATCCTAAAGTTCCGACAGCCCACGGGTCGCAACTATATACCCATGGCCGGTCCTCCTCGATTTCCGATGAGTTCTGCGCAGCGTTTGATCATTGGATGCGGTTCCTTGGTCGTCATGATGATCATTCCCTTCTACTGCCTCTTCAGTCTTCCTCGATGGTCGAGGATGCATTTGGGACTGCCGCCTGCGGAGGAAGAGCAGGCAGAGGAACCTCCACCCCAAGAGGCCCACGATGAAAAGGACCAGGATAAGGACAAGGACAAAAAGGAAGAGAAGAAGAAATAG